CCTAAAAGGAGCGCTTATTTGTATTTAGAAGTAGATTATCGTTGTAAGTTTTTAGCTTCGATACTCATTGTAGCATGAGGAACGATTTTAAGCCTTTCTTTACCAATTAATTTACCTGTTACTTTGCAAATACCATACGTTTTGTTTTCAACACGGAATAGAGCGTTTTTTAAGTCGCGTATAAACTTTTCTTGTCTAATTGCTAACTGAGAGTTTGCTTCTTTAGACATTGTTTCGCTTCCTTCTTCAAATGCTTTAAAAGTTGGAGAAGTATCATCTGTTCCGTTATTCAAATCGTTCATGTAAGCACTTTTTATTAAATCCAGATCGGCTTGTGCTTTTTGTATTTTAACTTGAATTATTTCTTTGAACTCTGCTAAGTCAGCATCAGAGTATCTTGTAATTTCATCTATCATGGTATTATATTATTTTGAAATTAATATCAATGTTTTAATATCATCAAACTCAATTTCTGTGCCGTTTTCTAAAGCGTCCACAAAAACCAAATCATCTGTTAATGTCTCAGACTTAATATAGTCTTCATTTTTTAGAACCGCATCTTCTAAGATACCATTCCTTTTTATTTGAACCTTAATTTTATCGGTAACCTCAAATCCGGAATCTTTACGGATATTTTGAATCCTGTTTACCAGTTCTCTGGCGATTCCTTCGCTTTTTAGTTCTTCCGAGATTGTAATATCAAGCGCAACCGTAATTCCGTTTGAATTTACAACCAACCAACCTTCAATATCCTGCGATGTTATTTCGACGTCTTCTAGTGATAAAGTTACATTATTTCCAGCAATAACAATATCTAGCGTGCCTTGCTTGTCTAATTGATTAATCTGATCTGCCGAAAAAGATTGTATTTCTTTGGAAATCAGACCCATATCTTTACCAAAACGTGGTCCCAGCGCTTTAAAATTAGGTTTAATTTGCTTTACTAATATACCAGAATCATCGTCTAAAAGTATAATTTCTTTAACGTTTACTTCGGCTTTTACAAGATCAGAAATAGCTAAAATTTCAGCTCTCTGATTCTCGTCAAGTACTGGAATCATTACCTTTTGCAAAGGTTGACGTACTTTAATCATTTCCTTTTTACGAAGCGATAAAACCAAAGAGGAGATGGTTTGCGCTTTCTGCATTTTGCTCTCTAACGTTTTATTAACAAAGTTTTCGACAAATTTTGGAAACTCAGCCAAGTGAACACTGCTATATTGCTCAGATTCTGTCGAACTTGTCAAATCCCGGTACAATTTATCCATGAAAAAAGGAGCGATCGGAGCGCTTAATTTACTGATCGTTAACAGACAAGTATAAAGCGTTTGATAAGCTGCAATTTTATCGTGAGCATATTCACCTTTCCAGAAACGACGACGACATAAACGAACGTACCAGTTACTTAAGTTTTCCTGAACGAAATCAGAAATAGCTCTCGCCGCTTTTGTTGGTTCGTAATCTTCGTAACATTCGTCAACAAATTTTATTAAAGAATGTAATTCAGATATAATCCATTGATCGATTTCCGGTCTTTCGTTTAACGGAATTTCCGCTTCAGCGTATTTAAACCCATCAATGTTCGCATATAACGAAAAGAATGAATAGGTATTATATAAAGTTCCGAAGAATTTACGACGAACCTCAGCAATTCCTTCAAGGTCAAACTTTAAGTTATCCCAAGGATTTGCGTTCATAATCATATACCAACGTGTGGCATCCGGACCAAATTCTGCAATGGTTTTAAAAGGATCAATAGTGTTCCCTTTACTTTTAGACATTTTTATTCCGTCTTTATCTAAAACCAAACCATTCGAAACTACATTTTTATAAGCTACTTTATCAAAAACCAAAGTTCCGATTGCGTGTAAGGTATAAAACCATCCACGAGTCTGATCGACACCTTCAGCGATAAAGTTCGCCGGAAAATCTTTATTCTCGTCAATTTTATCTTTGTTTTCAAAAGGATAATGCCATTGTGCATAAGGCATTGCTCCAGAATCGAACCAAACATCAATTAAATCACTTTCGCGTTTCATTGGTTGTCCAGAAGCCGAAACTAAAGTAATTTGATCCACTACATTTTTATGCAAGTCGATTAAATCATAATTTGATTCAGCCATATTTCCGATTTCAAAACCTTTAAACGGATTTTCTTTTTGAAAACCTGCTTCGATAGATTTTTCAATCGCATTGTACAATTCTTCTACAGAACCAATAAGAACTTCTTCTTTTTTGTCTTCAGTTCTCCAAATTGGCAACGGAATACCCCAATATCTAGAACGAGATAAGTTCCAGTCGTTGGCATTTTTAAGCCAATTCCCAAAACGTCCTTCACCAGTAGACTTAGGCTTCCAATTGATAGTTTCGTTCAGGTCGAACATTCTATCTTTTACATCGGTTACTTTTATGAACCAAGAGTCTAGTGGATAATATAATAACGGCTCATCAGTTCTCCAACTGTGTGGATAACTATGTACGTATTTTTCAACCTTAAAGGCTTTATTTTCTTCTTTTAATCGAATAGCAATTTCAACATCGACAGAACGCTCTGGCGCTTGTCCTGCATCATAATATTCGTTTTTCACGTATTTACCAGCTAATTCACCTAAATGTGAAGTGAATTTTCCTTGTAAATCTACTAATGGAACTGGTGTTCCGCTTTCGTCAAGAACCAACATTGGCGGTACTTCCGGCTTAGCTTCTTTTGCTACTTTAGCATCATCAGCACCAAAAGTTGGAGCAGTATGTACAACTCCCGTTCCGTCTTCTGTCGTAACGAAATCTCCGGCAATTACTCTAAATGCGTTCTCAGCATTTTGATAAGGTAATACGTACGGTAATAATTGCTCGTAACGAATCTCTACTAAATCAGCTCCTTTTGCTTCTGCTAAAATTTTGTACGGAAGTTTTTTATCTCCTTCTTTTACATTATCAAAATCAGCATCATCTTCACTTAGGAAAAATCCTTTTCCGAATTGTTTTCCAACTAAATTCTTAGCCAAAACAACATTGATTGGCTCAAAAGTATATTGATTGAATGTTTTTACTAAAACATAATCGATTTTTGGTCCAACTGTCAAAGCTGTATTCGATGGTAATGTCCAAGGAGTTGTCGTCCATGCCAAAATGTGAATATCACCAAAACCTTGTAAAAAGCTTGGCAAAGTTTCCGGCAAAGTTTTGAATTGTGCTACAATCGTAGTATCTGTAACATCTCTATAAGCTCCAGGCTGATTCACTTCGTGAGAAGACAATCCTGTTCCTGCTTTTGGAGAATAAGGCTGAATTGTATATCCTTTGTACAACAAACCTTTATCATAGATTTGCTTCAAAAGCCACCAAACAGACTCCATATATTTTGGTTTGTAAGTAACATATGGATCTTCCATATCTACCCAATATCCCATTTTTTCGGTCAAATCATTCCATACGTCAGTATAACGCATTACGGTTTTTTTACACGCTTCGTTATATTCTTCAATAGAAATTGTTTTACCAATATCTTCTTTTGTAATTCCAAGTTCTTTCTCCGTACCTAATTCTACAGGTAAACCGTGAGTATCCCAACCGGCTTTTCTTTTTACCTGAAAACCTTTTTGAGTTTTATATCTGCAAAAAATATCTTTAATCGCACGTGCCATCACGTGGTGAATTCCCGGTAAACCATTTGCTGAAGGCGGACCTTCAAAAAATACGAAAGGCTCTGCTCCTTCGCGAGTAGTTACACTCTTTTCAAATATATTTTCTTTCTTCCAAAAATCAAGTACTTCTGACGCTACTGTTGGCAAGTCAAGTCCTTTGTATTCAGTAAATTTTGTGCTCATTTTATCCTTTTCTTAAACGAGGTGCGAAAGTAAGGAATTTTGGATTATTGACCATCAATTTCTTGAAATTTCACAAACTTTTGTTGAGATTATAGATACAAAAACAAAAGAATTGATTAGTTTCCGGTACTTATCTCATTTTTTTGAGTAAATAATCCTAAAACTAACCAATTCTCTTTATTCTTTTTTTCTGAATTTAAAAGGCTATTTAAACCCTCCGAAATAAACTTCTTTCATAAAAATTCTATTTCCAAAAACAGCATTTACCTCAACTTTTTCACGGCTTTCCTGATAGAAAGTATCTCCGTAAAAATCTTCAATTTCATAATTGATTTTATGCGGAATCTTTCCTGAATTTAAAGCTGCTATAGGACGATAATCTTTAAACAACTTTCGCTCGAAAAAACTTTTGTTTCCGTCATCAAATTCTGTTCTTTCCGTTACAACAATCGAAAAATTCTCTTTGTCTACAAAAAGATGATAATCCGTTTTAGGAATCGTTCTATTACTTGCATTCAAAGTTTTTTCGAAATAATTAAAATGATAACACAATTTTCCGTCAACCATTTCGTCTTGCTGAAGCTCTAATTTGTTCCATAAGTCAAGTCTTAAAGCGCTTAAAAAATTAACCGGATCCAGATTTGTCGAAAGATTACCGTAAGTATACATTGGTAATTTTGCCCATTTTGCCTCAACTCCACTTTCGCGATCGCTATGACTCCATGCTTCTGGTCCGTTTACAATTTCATAATAAGTTTCAGGCATTTTCTTTTTCAACAGATAATTTGTCGTTGTCGCCCATCTTTCCTCTGTTTGAGGAATATTACTTTCTTCAAGAGTTAGTTTCGATAACAAATGTGTTTTCTCAACTTTTTTCAAAACATCGCTTCCGCCTAAATTAGCAATGATTTTCGCCAACAAATCCGGATTAGATTGATACGCGATAGAATCAAGCATATTCTCACGCTGAATTTTGCTTTTTTCTAAAGCTGCTGCTCTATTTTCTTTTTCAATATTCCAATCTGCTTCCTGGCGATCGATTTTTTCAAAAAATGCTAATCTCAATTCTTCTTTTTCTTCCTCAATTTTTAAGCCCAGCTTTTTAAGATCTGCAAAACGAGTTGTGTGATTTCTTATTTTTTTATCTACAAAATTGGCTTTATTAACTCTTTCGATAATTGTGGATCCTCTTGAATCTAGCTTATCATTTTCGATCAATAAATTAGCAAACTGCAAAGCTTTTTCTTTGTTTTCAAGTAAAAAATAAGTTTCAGCCAAATTGTTGGTAACAATAAAACGAATGTCTTCATTTGCCGGAGAAAGCGGATATTTTACCAATAAACTTTCTAAATACAGCAAATGTGGCGCAAGCAATTTTTCGTCAAGACCTTTTTCAAGAGTTACTTTCTCCATTTGAGCCATGATTTCCGTCTCAAAAGCAAGAATTTGTTTGTATTCCGAATGTCCTTTTGAAGTCACAAATTCGAACCTTTCTTTAGATATATCAGTTGTATATCCGAATTTATAATCTAAAAACTCCTGAATTCTTCCTGCTGCCTGATAAATAACATTATCAAATCCAAGTCCTACACTGCTATAATCTGATTCTTTGACTGCGGCTCTTATTTTTTTATCATTTTCTGAAGCTGCAATTTTCATAGATCCCAGACTACTTCCCACACTTATAGAATAGGATTCTGAACCTCCAAAATCTTTAGTCAATAGAATTTTATCTCCATATTTAACATCAAGTTTTACATTCGTCAAATAATTTGAACGTGCGCTATAAACCCATTTGTTTTCTTTCTTATCAAATGTACTATCAATATTCATTTGCGTATATCTGGGCATCGCAAAGGTCAAATACAATTTAAGCTTCCCATTTACAGGATCTTTTATAAAACCATTAATATTAAAGTAGTTCTTCTTTAAATTAGTTTCTTCTTCTTGCAAGCCTTTATCCATTTGATAAAAAGCCGTTTGTGTTAATACATTATCAAGAGCTTGAAATTCTGAATATCGAATTACGGGAATTTTAAATTTCTTCGTTTTTGAGCTTATTTTTTCTTGCGCCTGAATTGAACCAATTACAAGCAAAGCAATTAAGAGTAACGTTTTTTTCATAGGCAAAAAAAAAGCCATCAGAAACAACTTCTGATGGCTTTAGAGTTTTAATTTTCTTATTTTTTATTGAAGATTTGAATAGATTTATCAGACACATAAAAAATATTTTGTGTCGCAGGATCTACTTCATAAACTGGTTTGTTGTTTGTGAAAATAATTTTATCAACCTCAACTCCATCTACTTTACTCACTTTTACAAGAATTTTTTCTCCTGTTTCTGCTTTAGCAAAAATATAAGAGTAGTCTCTGTTTTGTTTCATAGCATTAAAACGAGAATTAAATTTAGCCGCTACAATTCCCAGAGCTGCTGATCCTGCTGCATAATTTTTTGCCTGATCCATATTCTTCTTATCTTCTGGCACTAAAACAGTAGTTCTCATATTTCCGCTAGAGTCGCGGTATGTCATTGTCACCTCAGAACCTTTAAATTCGCTTACACCTGCTCCAACTCCTAAACCGATACTTCCAACAATGGCAGCACTTTTAAGAAGACGTCTTGTTCCTTCTCCAGGTTGTGAGTATGTAAGGTGATATTTAATTGTACCATCCATATTAACTCCCATAACCTCAAGTGGTCCAGAAAGCACAACTCCCCAAGGGAATAATTCAATACTGTTTAATTCTTTTTCTTTTTTGATATTTACTTTAGCAAATGGTTCTGGTTTGTCGCTAATACTTGGATCAAATTTGTATAATTTCTCGTCATTATATACTAAGTAAGAATTTGTAGCTTCATCATAAGTAGGCAAAACCGGACGATCTTTGTCAAACGAGATATTACGTTTCCAAAGTTTAACTCCTGTTTTGTAATCTACCATGTTTCCGTAAGTTCCTGTAAGGTACATTACTTTTTCACCAACTTTTCCTAAGTAATAAATTGGATCTTCTTTATCATCAGAAATTTCGATGAATTTTTTCCAAAGTTTTTCTCCGTCTTTGTTGATCAACATCATTTCGTTTTCAGCAACATATAAGAAATCCTGATCGATAGGAATTACTCTTTTCAATCCATCTCCACGTGCATCTTTTTTCCAGATTTTTTCTCCTGTTTTTAAGTCAAAAAAGTTAAATCCGCTGTAATGAGCAACTAATATTTTTGTTCCCCAATCTTCAAGATAAACAACTCTTTTTGTTTTGATAGATTCTTTCCAGATACTTTTTCCTGTTTCTGTATTCAAAACATTCAAATATTGTTTTGTCGAAAAAGTTCCAGTGTTGTTTACAACAACAATGTTTTTATCATTTTGAGTTAAAAAGAATTTAGAATAATCTTCTTCCCCTTTCCAGTTCAACTTTCCTGTCGCTCTGTCAAAAGAATATAATTTTCCGTATAATAAATAGTAAATTACTGATCCGTGAACTGTAGCAATATTTGTATTTACTGACTCTTTGAAAGAGAAACTAAATAATGATTTTGCTTTGTCTACAGTAGTATTCCATTTTAATTCGCCAGTTGTCATATCCAACAATGCGATTGCCATATCTCCATCTTTTTTCAAAGTAAGCAAATACTCATTTGTTTCAGGAATAAAATCTGATTGTGTTACCCAAAAAGATTCTTTTGATGAATTATAAACTACTTTACCAGTATCAGTATTAATGATCATGTACTTACTATTGATGTAAGCTTCAACATAAGGACTTCCGACAACGTTTGTTAAAGAACTTTTATCCGCAAAAAGTTTTGTAAGATCTGTGTCAGCTATGATATCCGCTGCTGATTTACCTCCAAAATCCTCTTTGGTCAAAGTCCAAACCACTTTTTTAGTTTCAGGATCCAAACCTTTTATAGTTGCCCCTTCTTTAAAAACAACAATTCCTGTAATTCCGTTCTGTACCAAATCCTGTACAGCACTGTCTGTGTTCACGATTTCATCATATTTCCTTTGTGAAAATGCTGAAACGCAAACTAATAAAAGCAAAAAAATCGAGAATGTAATTTTCTTCATAGTAGTCTTTTTCTTAAAAAATTAATATTTTTGGGTATGGTTTTGTTGTTGAATTAACTTATTAAAGGAGAAAAACATTAACATTTAATAAAATTCAACGCACAAATATATAAAAATAGGAATCGGTTTTAAGAAAATATTTCTCGCAAAACTTCCAGTGATTTTGGTCTTTTAAAACCGTCTAAATGGAAGCTGTAATAATCGATTAGAATTTTCAATAAAATTTGTCTTTCGGCCACATTAAAGACTTTTTGGTCGTTGTCGAATTTTAAATCAATTAGTTTTTTAAACACATTGGTTTCGTGTTCTGTAAGTGCGTTAAAACCATGAAAAGGTATAAAAACACCATCGATCATTTCGAAATGAGGAAGATCAATTTCTGAAACATCAGGATAGAAACCTAAATATTTGGTGGCTTCTAAAAGTAGAATTAAATGAAAATTAGAAATTTCGTCATGATGGTCAAGCCAAGTTAAAGCGGTTTCTAAAAAAATAAATAACGATTCGTTCTTTTCTTCTTCCTGAATTGAATAATGCAACATTTCGGACAGAAACATTACCATTGTACTTTTTATCAAATCAGTATGAATACTCTGAAACGGAACTGCAGATTTAATTTCTTTGAAGTTTTCTAATGTACCTTTGTTTTTATGAACGGCTTCGATCTCAAGAATAGACAAAGGCTGGAAATAAGCAATTTTCTGGCTCGCTTTCCGACTCGAAAAAGCATCGCGCACAAAATAAGATTTCAAGCCGTTTGAAAGCGTAAAACATTTTACGATCAAACTTTTCTCCTGAAATTTTAATGCCGAAATTACTATTGCTTTGGTTTTGACTAACAATTTTTGTTTTGTTTATTTTGTTTCAGGTTTCAGGTTTCAAGTTTTCATCGAGACTGAAAACTGAGACCGGCAACTATCGAATAATCATGATTTCTTATACTTTAAACAATTATCTAATTATCTCAATTGCCACATTATCTAATTATCATGACTTTTTTAACCTTAGTTTCACTTCCGTCTTGTGCAGAAATAAAAACCATATAAACTCCTGAAGCTACTTTATATCTTCCAAAAGCGGTTGTGTCCCATTCTATTGTTCCGCCTGTCGAAGTGATTTCATAAACGAGATTGCCTTCGATATCTGTGATTTTAACATTGGCTTTATCAATTAATCCTGCCACTTTTACTGTTCCCGAATAAGTTGGGCGAACTGGATTTGGATAAATATATACATTGTTCAAATCTTCATTTGCCTGTGTTGCAATCCCTTTAAAAGCAATCATTCCTTTATTTGTTGCAATAAAAACTTCGCCACTTACACTATTTATTTTAATATCATTTATAGCATTACTTGGCAATGGTGAATTATTTATAGTAAAATGATATTTTGTTTCCTGACCATTTGGCGAAACCATAAAAACTCCGGAATCGGCTGTTCCAATCCATTTATTATTTGATCCATCTACCGCAATAGAAGTGATAAATTGCTGATATAATAATTCCTGAGCCAGATTATCTTCCATTATAATAATAGGATTCGCTTTTAATTGACTTTCAGATTGAAAACTTCCAACATTAGACAAAACCCTCAATCCATTTGTAGTTCCTATCCAAAGCTGATTTTTAGTATCAACCGCTACAGATCTAACATCTGCTGAAGGCAAATTTCCTGAATCAGCTCCCAAAGTCATTTTTTTGAATGCATTTGTACTTTCATTAAAAGCAATCACACCATCTCTATTGGTAGAAATCCATTTGGTGCTATTTTTATCAATAGCGATATTTGAATAACTAACGTCTTCCGGTTTAGCCAAAATTGTACTTGTATCATAACTTTGCCATTGTCCATTTGCTTTAAAAACCTTTAAACCGTTTTTAATTCGGCTATTGGTTATCCAAAGATTTCCGGATTTATCAAAAGCATTTCCGTTGATTCGAACATCTTTATAATCTGGTCCGGCATAAGTAAGACTTTCAAGACCGCTGTTTTTTTCATTATATAAAAAATTAGGCACATCATCTTCAATCTTTACTAATCCTGAAAAAAAAGAACTTGCATAAACTTGTTTTTCATTCTTGGGATTAATCAAAATACGTGTTATTGATTTTGCATCATAAACTTCTGAATAAGGAATATTTAACCAACCAGAAGAATTATATCTACTAATACCGTAAGTATCTAATGGATATGGATCATAAGAAATATTATAATCTCCATAAACAGCCCATAATACATTTGGAGAAACATCGAAAGAAAAGATATTATTTCGAACTGGTCCCGTAGGCGTATTATCTACAAAAGCAGAAACTCCTGCAAGCGTCGAAGAGAATAAACCTTTTTCTTTTGTTCCGATGAAAATCATATCGCCAACAGCAGTAGCACAAGTAAAATTTAGACTATTATCCAAAACTTGTGCATTTGAAATTTGACGATTCAAAACCATTTGATTGTTATAAACGTAAACCGAATTTGGTATCGTAATAAACAAATTGTGATTTTTTGCTCTCATATCTACAGAAGGCTGTGAAAGCTGCAGAAATCCAACAAATGTATTGGAGTTGAAACGATGAATATATCCCGCTGAATTTATTGCGATAAGTTCTGTATCAAAAGCTTCTACACTTGACCAATCGCCAGGATTCACAAGAAGCCATTGGTTGAAATCAATTAAATTTGCGTTTGTACTATCTGCTTTTTTAATTCCGGTTGAAGTTGCTGCGTAAATAAATCCATTAAAAAAAGTGGTTTGTTTTACACTGGTTTCTGCGCCATTGTCTCCAATAAAATAAGTATCTCCAAATTGCGAAGTTGTCAAATTGAATTGTACTATTCCAAAATCGCATGAAACATAAAGCAAACCATTATGTTCCATAAAATTATTAATTCTTTTTATGCTTGGCGATAATTGTTTGTTAATGATATCGACAACTTTCAGCATGCTTCCGTCGGTTTCGTTGATTACAATCATTAAACCGTTTTCATAACCAACAATAGTTTTTTTGAATGCATCGCTATGATAAACCGCCGAAATAGTCTGACCCGAAAGTCCATCGATTGTCGTAGTTGTTTTGACAACATTTGTAGCCGAGTTTTTAGAGAACAAAGCATTCTCTGAAGCAGCAAAAACTGTAGTTGAAGATTCTGAAATATCTTTTATTTCGTTAAACGAAAAATAACCTTCCCAAGACAATTTACTCTGAGCGAAATTAAATTGAAACAGTAATAAAAATAAAATATACAGAAACTTATTCTTCATTATTTGACATATTCAGATAGACAAATATACTACAAACGAAAGTATTTGATTTTTGTTCTACTTTAAATAAAGTTCTTTTTTGAACCTTTAATAGATTAAGAAGAATTATTCTTTTCTTAATAATGAACAAACTGCATCTATGGATTTAACACAAAATTAAAAAAGCCTTCATTTTTCTTTGCGAAAAATGAAGGCTTAAAAAAAATCTTCAATTAAAATTATACTACACCTTGTGCAAGCATAGCATCGGCAACTTTAACAAATCCGGCAATGTTAGCTCCTTTTACGTAGTTTACATAACCATCTTCTCCAGCACCATATTTTTTACATTGGTTGTGAATTCCAACCATGATATCTTTTAATCTTAAATCAACTTCTTCACTCGTCCAGTTTAGACGAATAGAGTTTTGTGTCATTTCTAATCCAGATGCAGCAACTCCTCCAGCATTTGCAGCTTTTCCAGGAGCAAATAATACTTTATTATCAAGGAATAATTTAATAGCATCTAAAGTAGAAGGCATATTTGCAGCTTCAGTCACACATAAAACTCCATTATCAATAAGTTTCTTAGCGTCATCACCGTTTAACTCATTTTGAGTTGCACATGGAATTGCGATATCAACTTTTACTTCCCATGGACTTTTTCCTTTATGGAAAACAGCATTTGGATATTTATGAGTATAAACTTCAGCTCTGTTATCTCCAGTTGCTCTCATTTCGACCATGTGCTCGATTTTCTCTCCAGAAATACCTTCTTCATCAAGAATATAACCATCAGGACCAGAAATAGTAACTACTTTTCCTCCTAATTCGTTTATTTTTAAAGCAACTCCCCAAGCCACATTTCCAAAACCAGAAATTGCCACTCTTTTACCTTTAATTTCATGTCCGATAGTACGTAACATTTGATCTGTAAAATAAACAACTCCATATCCTGTAGCCTCAGGACGTATTAAAGAACCACCGTAAGCAAGACCTTTACCAGTTAAAACACCAGTAAATTCGTTTCTGATTCTTTTGTATTGACCAAATAAATAACCAATTTCTCTTGCACCAACTCCAATATCTCCTGCAGGAACGTCTAAGTCAGGACCAATATGACGACATAATTCAGTCATAAATGATTGACAGAAACGCATTATTTCTCCATCAGATTTTCCTTCCGGATCAAAATCAGAACCTCCTTTTCCACCACCCATTGGAAGTGTAGTAAGACTATTCTTAAAAACTTGTTCGAAAGCTAAAAATTTTAAAACTGATAAATTTACAGAATGATGAAATCTGATTCCACCTTTGTACGGCCCAATTGCAGAATTCATCTGAATTCTAAAACCTCTGTTTACAATTATCTCTCCTTTATCGTCCACCCATGGAACTCTGAATATTATAGAACGTTCTGGTTCAGCAATTCTAAGAAGTAAATTTTTACCATCGTATTTTTTTCTTTCTGCAATAAATGGAATTACCGTTTCTGCAAACTCTCTAACGGCTTGAAGAAACTCAGGCTCGTTTGGATTCTTTGACTCTACAAGAGCCATAAACTCATTTATTTTTTGTTCCATTTTGAAATAAATTATTTTATTTTTTTGCTCAATTATGTATTACGAAAACGTTTAGAGAAAACGTTTTCGTAATAACACACAAAGATACAGTAAATTGTTATTTTTTTGCATCTGGGCAGTAGATTTGTTTATTTTTCAAACAATGATTAAAATAACATTTACACTTCTAAGTTTACATCAAATTAACATAGTTAAAGTTAGTAAATTAAGTATTTTATTACTTATTTTCTAATAGCCAAATTTATTGTTTTGAATCGAACTTGTTTTTTATATATTTGCCCTGATTAGAAAGCCCAAAACTATGCTCAAACCTGTAATTATCACATTATTTGCCATCTTTGGCATCTCAACAATTGCGACTGGTCAGTCCAGTTTAGCACAAGAAGTAGGAATAATATTCGGACCTGTAGTTTTTCAATCCGATTACGGCCAAAGAAATAATTTTGATACAAATATCGGAAATACCGGATTTGGTGTAGGAATTGTCCACTTTATAAATTTCTCAGCCAATAACAACAGAGAAAGTTTTTTCACAGAACACTTTAAAGTTAGATCCGAATTATCTTTTAACAAAACCAACTTAGAACATTTTGGTTATTGGGTAGAAAGAGAAAAATTCAAAAACCTCGTACAACATCTTAGAGCAATGCACGGAAGCTCTACTTTAGTTAACCTTGGAGCTCAATTGGAGTATTCTCCGTTTATGA
This genomic window from Flavobacterium sp. 9 contains:
- a CDS encoding TraR/DksA C4-type zinc finger protein, with translation MIDEITRYSDADLAEFKEIIQVKIQKAQADLDLIKSAYMNDLNNGTDDTSPTFKAFEEGSETMSKEANSQLAIRQEKFIRDLKNALFRVENKTYGICKVTGKLIGKERLKIVPHATMSIEAKNLQR
- the ileS gene encoding isoleucine--tRNA ligase, whose amino-acid sequence is MSTKFTEYKGLDLPTVASEVLDFWKKENIFEKSVTTREGAEPFVFFEGPPSANGLPGIHHVMARAIKDIFCRYKTQKGFQVKRKAGWDTHGLPVELGTEKELGITKEDIGKTISIEEYNEACKKTVMRYTDVWNDLTEKMGYWVDMEDPYVTYKPKYMESVWWLLKQIYDKGLLYKGYTIQPYSPKAGTGLSSHEVNQPGAYRDVTDTTIVAQFKTLPETLPSFLQGFGDIHILAWTTTPWTLPSNTALTVGPKIDYVLVKTFNQYTFEPINVVLAKNLVGKQFGKGFFLSEDDADFDNVKEGDKKLPYKILAEAKGADLVEIRYEQLLPYVLPYQNAENAFRVIAGDFVTTEDGTGVVHTAPTFGADDAKVAKEAKPEVPPMLVLDESGTPVPLVDLQGKFTSHLGELAGKYVKNEYYDAGQAPERSVDVEIAIRLKEENKAFKVEKYVHSYPHSWRTDEPLLYYPLDSWFIKVTDVKDRMFDLNETINWKPKSTGEGRFGNWLKNANDWNLSRSRYWGIPLPIWRTEDKKEEVLIGSVEELYNAIEKSIEAGFQKENPFKGFEIGNMAESNYDLIDLHKNVVDQITLVSASGQPMKRESDLIDVWFDSGAMPYAQWHYPFENKDKIDENKDFPANFIAEGVDQTRGWFYTLHAIGTLVFDKVAYKNVVSNGLVLDKDGIKMSKSKGNTIDPFKTIAEFGPDATRWYMIMNANPWDNLKFDLEGIAEVRRKFFGTLYNTYSFFSLYANIDGFKYAEAEIPLNERPEIDQWIISELHSLIKFVDECYEDYEPTKAARAISDFVQENLSNWYVRLCRRRFWKGEYAHDKIAAYQTLYTCLLTISKLSAPIAPFFMDKLYRDLTSSTESEQYSSVHLAEFPKFVENFVNKTLESKMQKAQTISSLVLSLRKKEMIKVRQPLQKVMIPVLDENQRAEILAISDLVKAEVNVKEIILLDDDSGILVKQIKPNFKALGPRFGKDMGLISKEIQSFSADQINQLDKQGTLDIVIAGNNVTLSLEDVEITSQDIEGWLVVNSNGITVALDITISEELKSEGIARELVNRIQNIRKDSGFEVTDKIKVQIKRNGILEDAVLKNEDYIKSETLTDDLVFVDALENGTEIEFDDIKTLILISK
- a CDS encoding PQQ-binding-like beta-propeller repeat protein; the encoded protein is MKKITFSIFLLLLVCVSAFSQRKYDEIVNTDSAVQDLVQNGITGIVVFKEGATIKGLDPETKKVVWTLTKEDFGGKSAADIIADTDLTKLFADKSSLTNVVGSPYVEAYINSKYMIINTDTGKVVYNSSKESFWVTQSDFIPETNEYLLTLKKDGDMAIALLDMTTGELKWNTTVDKAKSLFSFSFKESVNTNIATVHGSVIYYLLYGKLYSFDRATGKLNWKGEEDYSKFFLTQNDKNIVVVNNTGTFSTKQYLNVLNTETGKSIWKESIKTKRVVYLEDWGTKILVAHYSGFNFFDLKTGEKIWKKDARGDGLKRVIPIDQDFLYVAENEMMLINKDGEKLWKKFIEISDDKEDPIYYLGKVGEKVMYLTGTYGNMVDYKTGVKLWKRNISFDKDRPVLPTYDEATNSYLVYNDEKLYKFDPSISDKPEPFAKVNIKKEKELNSIELFPWGVVLSGPLEVMGVNMDGTIKYHLTYSQPGEGTRRLLKSAAIVGSIGLGVGAGVSEFKGSEVTMTYRDSSGNMRTTVLVPEDKKNMDQAKNYAAGSAALGIVAAKFNSRFNAMKQNRDYSYIFAKAETGEKILVKVSKVDGVEVDKIIFTNNKPVYEVDPATQNIFYVSDKSIQIFNKK
- the recO gene encoding DNA repair protein RecO, producing MLVKTKAIVISALKFQEKSLIVKCFTLSNGLKSYFVRDAFSSRKASQKIAYFQPLSILEIEAVHKNKGTLENFKEIKSAVPFQSIHTDLIKSTMVMFLSEMLHYSIQEEEKNESLFIFLETALTWLDHHDEISNFHLILLLEATKYLGFYPDVSEIDLPHFEMIDGVFIPFHGFNALTEHETNVFKKLIDLKFDNDQKVFNVAERQILLKILIDYYSFHLDGFKRPKSLEVLREIFS